The proteins below are encoded in one region of Verrucomicrobiota bacterium:
- a CDS encoding DUF3800 domain-containing protein yields MSEFYNIYCDESCHLENDREPVMLVGAVWCAKADAGGLAAELRALKQQHNAKGELKWTKVSKSRMAFYEAVVDWFFARPALHFRGLVVQHKERLNHQQFNKGSHDAFYYKRCLCI; encoded by the coding sequence ATGAGCGAATTCTACAACATTTACTGCGACGAGAGTTGTCATCTGGAGAATGACCGCGAACCGGTGATGCTGGTGGGCGCGGTGTGGTGCGCCAAGGCGGACGCGGGCGGTCTGGCCGCCGAGTTGCGGGCACTCAAGCAGCAGCACAACGCGAAGGGAGAGTTGAAGTGGACGAAGGTCTCCAAATCCCGGATGGCGTTCTACGAAGCGGTAGTGGACTGGTTCTTCGCCCGACCGGCGCTGCACTTTCGCGGCCTGGTCGTCCAGCACAAGGAGCGGTTGAACCATCAGCAGTTCAACAAGGGGTCGCACGACGCGTTTTACTACAAGAGGTGTTTGTGCATCTGA